A window of Methanosphaera sp. WGK6 contains these coding sequences:
- the pdxS gene encoding pyridoxal 5'-phosphate synthase lyase subunit PdxS, which produces MLHGTKVLKEGFAKMTKGGVIMDVVNAEQAAIAEDAGAVSVMALERVPSDIRKAGGVARMADPSKVIEIMDAVDIPVMAKVRIGHFVEAQVLESLGVDMIDESEVLTQADEDFHIDKEQFTIPFVCGARNLGEALRRVDEGAAMIRTKGEAGTGNVVEAVRHMRAIQGAIREIQNKTEEELWQVAREINAPRDLVKLTAEKGRIPVVNFSAGGIATPADAALMMQLGADGVFVGSGIFKSENPELVAKAVVDATAHYDDADLIAEVSTDLGAAMPGLDINEIPEEERLQNRGNYI; this is translated from the coding sequence ATGTTACATGGAACAAAAGTTTTAAAAGAAGGTTTCGCTAAAATGACAAAAGGCGGAGTAATTATGGATGTAGTAAATGCAGAACAAGCAGCTATTGCTGAAGATGCAGGTGCAGTATCTGTAATGGCATTAGAAAGAGTTCCTTCTGATATAAGAAAAGCAGGTGGAGTAGCAAGAATGGCTGACCCATCAAAAGTAATTGAAATCATGGATGCAGTAGATATTCCAGTAATGGCAAAAGTAAGAATTGGTCACTTTGTAGAAGCACAAGTACTTGAATCATTAGGCGTAGATATGATTGATGAAAGTGAAGTATTAACACAAGCAGATGAAGATTTCCATATAGACAAAGAACAATTTACAATTCCATTTGTATGCGGGGCAAGAAACCTTGGTGAAGCTTTAAGAAGAGTAGATGAAGGAGCTGCAATGATTAGAACAAAAGGTGAAGCAGGTACAGGTAATGTTGTAGAAGCAGTAAGACATATGAGAGCAATTCAAGGTGCTATAAGAGAAATTCAAAATAAAACAGAAGAAGAATTATGGCAAGTAGCTCGTGAAATCAATGCACCAAGAGATTTAGTAAAATTAACCGCAGAAAAAGGAAGAATTCCTGTAGTAAATTTCTCTGCAGGTGGAATAGCAACACCAGCAGATGCAGCATTAATGATGCAATTAGGAGCAGATGGAGTATTTGTAGGATCAGGTATATTCAAATCAGAAAATCCTGAATTAGTAGCAAAAGCTGTAGTAGATGCAACTGCACACTATGATGATGCTGATTTAATAGCAGAAGTTTCAACAGATCTTGGAGCAGCAATGCCAGGATTAGATATTAATGAAATTCCTGAAGAAGAAAGATTACAAAACAGAGGAAATTACATATAA